The following proteins are encoded in a genomic region of Cryptomeria japonica chromosome 11, Sugi_1.0, whole genome shotgun sequence:
- the LOC131041190 gene encoding uncharacterized protein LOC131041190 translates to MVLQLADQSTAKPEGVLENITITIDTWDYPIDFLVLKARRKVSGYPIILGRLWLATTTELIDCRSGSMTISNGHKQKELTLYPPTKPTIHSNTHKWVDEDLGSKEDIIVELAMVTLTEHVEGYEDYVDKGEKFNTTKKPCEQIRENYFQKKRKIGGKTLNHHDQDTCPLNTLIKDPTKGENNTKEILLSANKPLFINSSLPIEQEKELKLTLEKHIEAFAWEYKDMRGICP, encoded by the coding sequence ATGGTACTTCAGTTAGCAGATCAGTCTACTGCTAAACCTGAAGGTGTCCTAGAAAATATCACAATAACTATAGACACATGGGATTATCCAATAGATTTCTTGGTACTAAAGGCTAGGAGAAAAGTATCAGGATATCCAATTATTCTTGGAAGGCTTTGGTTAGCAACTACTACAGAACTCATAGATTGTAGATCAGGCAGTATGACTATTTCTAATGGTCATAAACAAAAGGAATTAACACTTTATCCTCCTACAAAACCAACAATACATTCTAATACTCATAAATGGGTTGATGAAGATTTGGGCTCAAAAGAGGATATAATTGTTGAACTAGCCATGGTCACATTAACTGAACATGTTGAGGGATATGAAGACTATGTGGATAAGGGAGAAAAATTCAATACCACTAAGAAACCTTGTGAACAGATTAGGGaaaattattttcaaaagaaaagaaagattgGAGGCAAAACTTTGAATCATCATGATCAGGATACTTGTCCTTTAAATACCCTTATCAAAGATCCAACTAAAGGGGAAAATAATACAAAGGAGATTTTACTCTCAGCAAATAAACCTCTTTTCATTAATTCATCCTTGCCTatagaacaagaaaaggagttaaaaCTTACTCTAGAAAAACATATAGAGGCATTTGCATGGGAATATAAGGACATGAGAGGAATTTGTCCTTAA